The Deltaproteobacteria bacterium genome segment AAAAAGGTTCCCTCAGACTCCCTCCAAAAACTTTTAACGCCCTGCGGTTCATCCCGATTTTCTTGCAAAATCGGGATGAACCGCAGGGAATTAAAAGTCTTTGAAGGGGGTCTGGGGGAAACTTTCTACAGAAAGTTTCCCCCAGGGCAATTAATTGGGTCCGGGATTGGCGTGTTTGCGGCGGGTGTTGTTGATGAAGGAATCGAGGTATATCGCCGTGGAAGGCCCCATAGGGGTGGGGACGACGAGCCTTGCGAAGCTGCTCGCATCCGAGCTCGGCGCCGCCACGCTCCTGGAGGAGGCTGACGCCAACCCCTTTCTCGAAAGGTTCTACGGCGACATACGCAAATACGCGTTCCAGACGCAGATATTCTTTCTGCTCAGCCGCTTTCAGCAGCTCAAGGAGCTGAGCCAGCAGGAACTCTTCGACTCGATGGTGGTCTCCGACTACCTCTTCGCCAAGGACAGGATATTCGCCTGTCTCAACCTTGACGAAGACGAGTTGACACTCTATGAAAAGCTCTACGGGGCCCTGGACCTCCGGACACCGAAGCCCGACCTGGTCATCTATCTCATGGCCTCGAGCGATGTGCTCGAGGAGAGGATAGCGAGGCGGGCCAAACCCTACGAGCGGGAGATCGGGCCCGATTATCTTGAAAGGCTCGTCGATGCCTACAACAGGTTCTTCTTCTACTATGACGAGTCGCCGCTTCTGACCATAAATACGACGGAGATAGACTTCGTCGGGAACCCGTCGGACCTGTCCAACCTGGTGAAGGAGATAAGGTCCATGAAGGGCGGGTCGATGCACTACATACCGCTTGGATCCGGGCTCTGAAGCCGGACCGGGACGACCTTTGCGGGAAGGCCGCGGCCGTAGCCGCGCGCGCCGAGGGAGACGGTGCGCCCTGAGAAGACCTTCCGGTCCCGGACCGGAAGGTCTTTTTTTTGTCTTTCAGGCGGGCCGTTGGTGCTCGCCGGCGGCGTTGCACGGAGGGGCGGAGACGGAAATATCCCCCCGGCGGAGGTTCGAGGCGGCATGGACAAGGTAAGGGTACCGCATCTTGCGCTCATGAAGGAGCGGGGCGAGAAGATCGCCGTGCTCACGGCCTACGGTTTCGCCGTCGCCCGTCTCCTCGACGAGGCGGGGGTGCCGGTCATACTGGTGGGCGATTCGGCGGGCATGGTGGAGGCCGGGTGGGATACGACCCTGCCGGTGACGCTCGACGAGATGGTCTACCACACGCGCTCGGTGAGCCGGGCGGCGCGAAGGGCGCTGGTGGTGGCCGACATGCCCTTCATGTCCTACCAGGTGAGCATCGAGCAGGCGCGCCGCAGCGCCGGCCGTCTGGTGAAGGAGGGCGGGGCCGAGGCCGTCAAGATCGAGGGCGGCGGCAACGCCGCCCTCGCCATCCGCGCCGTGGCCGACACGGACATACCGGTCATGGGGCACGTGGGACTCACGCCCCAGTCGATCCACCGCATGGGCGGGTTCAGGGTCCAGGGCGTCGAGGAGGCAGCGGCCGAAAGGGTCCTCGACGACGCCAGGGCCGTCGAGGAGGCCGGGGCCTTCGCCGTCGTCGTCGAGGGCGTGCCCAGGGAGCTGGGCCGCCGGATAACGGCCGCGCTCTCCATCCCGACAATAGGCATAGGCGCGGGCCCCGACTGCGACGGACAGGTGCTCGTGGTGAACGACATGCTCGGCCTCCATCCGCCGGGCCTGCGCCCGCCGCGCTTCGTCAAGCGCTACGCCGAGCTGGGCGCGGCCGTCGTCGACGCGGCGCGGCGCTACATGGAAGAGGTGGCCGATGGAAGCTTCCCCTCGGACGAGCACTGCTACCGGGCGGCAAAGGCTGCGGGGCCGGAGTGAGGATCACCCCGCCCCCCGCGGCGGTGCTGGAGGCGGGCGACGGTACGGAGGGTAAGGGTCGTGAAGGTAATCGAGTCGGCGCGGGAGATGCGCCTGTTCTCGGAGGAGGCAAGGGCCGGCGGCGGAGAGGTCGTGCTCGTTCCCACCATGGGGTGTCTCCACGAGGGACACGCGGCGCTTGTGAGGAAGGCGCGCTCGGTGGGGGACGTGGTCGTGCTGAGCATATTCGTCAACCCGGCCCAGTTCGGCCCCTCCGAGGACTACGAGGCCTATCCCCGCACCATGGAGCACGACCTCGCCGTGGCGGAGGCTGAAGGAGTGGACGTGGTCTTCACACCGCCCGTAGAGCAGATGTATCCGCCCGGGTTTTCCACCTACGTCGTCGTCGAGGGGATAACCGCGGGGCTCTGCGGCGCTTCCAGGCCGGGCCATTTCCGCGGCGTGGCCACGGTGGTGACCATGCTCTTCAACATAGTGAGGCCCGTCCGCGCCGTCTTCGGTCTCAAGGACTACCAGCAGCAGCTCGTCGTAAAGCGGCTCGTCTCGGACCTCCACATGGATATCGGGATAGTCACGGTCGAGACGGTGCGCGAGCCCGACGGGCTCGCCATGAGCTCGCGCAACCGCTATCTCGACGGCCGGGAGCGCCGCGCCGCCCGCGCCGTTCCCCGAAGCCTCGAGGCGGCCCGCCGGGCCTTCCGGCAGGGAGAGAGGTCGGCGGCGGCCATTCTCGCCGAGATGAGAAAGGTCATGGACGAGGCCCCCCTTGTGGAGGTAGAGTACCTGAAGATCTGCGACCCCCATACCCTCGAAGAACTCGATCACATAGAGGGCGGGGCGCTTGCGGCCGTGGCCGTCAGGGTGGGCCCGGCGCGGCTCATAGACAACCTCATGCTGGGCTGAGCGGGGCGGATCAAAGAGGTGCCCCCGGGAAGACGGCCCGGGGCCTCCCTTGTCCTTGCGAAAGTCTTCCGAGAAAAGAAAAACAGACAGGAGGAATCCCGACCATGCAGCGTGTAATGCTCAAGAGCAAGATCCACAGGGCCACCGTAACGGACGCCAATCTCGACTACGAGGGGAGCATCGAGATAGACGCGGAGCTGATGGAGCTGGCCGGCATACTTGAATTCGAGCAGGTCCACATATATAATATAGCGAACGGCAACCGCTTCACCACCTACGCCATATGCGGCGAGCGCGGCAGCGGCACCATCTCCATAAACGGGGCGGCCGCCCATCTGGCGGGCAAGGGCGATCTCATAATCATCGCCTCCTATTCGATGCTCGAGGACCACGAGGCCCGCAACATGCGACCCCACCTCGTCTACGTAGACGCCAAGAACGCCGTAAAGGACGTGAGCGGCTCCATGCTTTACAGGACATGAAGACCGGCCTGAGGAAATACTTCATCACGGGGCTCCTC includes the following:
- the panB gene encoding 3-methyl-2-oxobutanoate hydroxymethyltransferase, which codes for MDKVRVPHLALMKERGEKIAVLTAYGFAVARLLDEAGVPVILVGDSAGMVEAGWDTTLPVTLDEMVYHTRSVSRAARRALVVADMPFMSYQVSIEQARRSAGRLVKEGGAEAVKIEGGGNAALAIRAVADTDIPVMGHVGLTPQSIHRMGGFRVQGVEEAAAERVLDDARAVEEAGAFAVVVEGVPRELGRRITAALSIPTIGIGAGPDCDGQVLVVNDMLGLHPPGLRPPRFVKRYAELGAAVVDAARRYMEEVADGSFPSDEHCYRAAKAAGPE
- a CDS encoding deoxynucleoside kinase, with amino-acid sequence MKESRYIAVEGPIGVGTTSLAKLLASELGAATLLEEADANPFLERFYGDIRKYAFQTQIFFLLSRFQQLKELSQQELFDSMVVSDYLFAKDRIFACLNLDEDELTLYEKLYGALDLRTPKPDLVIYLMASSDVLEERIARRAKPYEREIGPDYLERLVDAYNRFFFYYDESPLLTINTTEIDFVGNPSDLSNLVKEIRSMKGGSMHYIPLGSGL
- a CDS encoding pantoate--beta-alanine ligase gives rise to the protein MKVIESAREMRLFSEEARAGGGEVVLVPTMGCLHEGHAALVRKARSVGDVVVLSIFVNPAQFGPSEDYEAYPRTMEHDLAVAEAEGVDVVFTPPVEQMYPPGFSTYVVVEGITAGLCGASRPGHFRGVATVVTMLFNIVRPVRAVFGLKDYQQQLVVKRLVSDLHMDIGIVTVETVREPDGLAMSSRNRYLDGRERRAARAVPRSLEAARRAFRQGERSAAAILAEMRKVMDEAPLVEVEYLKICDPHTLEELDHIEGGALAAVAVRVGPARLIDNLMLG
- a CDS encoding aspartate 1-decarboxylase → MQRVMLKSKIHRATVTDANLDYEGSIEIDAELMELAGILEFEQVHIYNIANGNRFTTYAICGERGSGTISINGAAAHLAGKGDLIIIASYSMLEDHEARNMRPHLVYVDAKNAVKDVSGSMLYRT